One region of Legionellales bacterium genomic DNA includes:
- the lptB gene encoding LPS export ABC transporter ATP-binding protein has product MAILRAQELQKGYKERQVVDKVSVAIENSEIVGLLGPNGAGKTTCFYMIVGLIQADEGYVFLDDNNITALPMHQRAQLGIGYLPQEASVFRKLSVADNIMGILELRSDLNSSQRRHLLTELLKEFRIEHIRESRGMSLSGGERRRVEIARALAIEPKFILLDEPFAGIDPISVIDIKQIITHLSNRGIGVLITDHNVRETLDICHRAYILNQGQLIAAGKPSDILANQMVRDVYLGEEFCL; this is encoded by the coding sequence ATGGCAATTTTACGCGCACAGGAATTACAAAAAGGTTACAAGGAACGCCAAGTCGTCGATAAAGTTTCTGTGGCCATCGAAAACAGTGAAATTGTCGGTTTGCTAGGCCCCAATGGTGCTGGAAAAACCACGTGTTTTTACATGATTGTCGGCTTAATTCAAGCAGATGAGGGCTATGTGTTTTTAGACGATAACAATATTACCGCCTTACCCATGCATCAACGCGCTCAACTTGGAATTGGCTATTTACCGCAAGAAGCATCGGTATTTCGCAAACTATCTGTTGCCGATAATATTATGGGAATTTTAGAATTACGCAGCGATTTAAATTCATCACAACGTCGTCATTTATTAACTGAACTCTTAAAAGAATTTCGTATTGAGCACATTCGCGAGAGTCGAGGAATGAGTTTATCGGGTGGCGAACGACGACGCGTTGAAATTGCGCGTGCTCTCGCGATTGAACCTAAATTTATTTTACTGGATGAGCCTTTTGCCGGCATCGATCCCATTTCGGTTATCGATATCAAGCAAATTATCACCCATTTAAGTAATCGCGGCATTGGTGTTTTAATCACCGATCATAATGTCCGTGAAACACTCGATATTTGTCACCGCGCCTATATTTTAAATCAAGGACAATTAATCGCTGCTGGCAAACCCAGTGATATATTAGCCAATCAAATGGTACGTGATGTTTATCTGGGCGAAGAGTTTTGTCTCTAG
- a CDS encoding HPr family phosphocarrier protein — translation MLEKKITIINKLGLHARAAAKFVAHASRFNAHIEVTRNQHTVNGKSIMGVMMLAAKQGSEITLRIEGNDETQALAALENLINQRFDELE, via the coding sequence ATGCTAGAAAAAAAAATTACGATTATTAATAAACTTGGCCTCCACGCCCGCGCCGCCGCCAAATTCGTCGCCCACGCTTCACGTTTTAATGCCCATATTGAAGTAACCCGCAATCAACATACCGTTAATGGCAAAAGTATTATGGGAGTCATGATGCTTGCTGCCAAACAAGGCAGCGAAATTACTCTGCGTATTGAAGGCAACGACGAAACTCAAGCCTTAGCAGCCCTAGAAAATTTAATTAATCAGCGGTTTGATGAGTTGGAATAA
- the lptC gene encoding LPS export ABC transporter periplasmic protein LptC, with the protein MIKTQPINIILLLLAFITGWLWWHRTHSLSLNFPPLQKPTLLMTDVKAVRMNMLGSPQYQLQSRQIQFFQQQDKTYFIQPIVTLFSPNNPPWILQAREGMASAKFNTIDLYHHVILDQAKTAEHGATHGTTEKITLYPHQDLAQTQEIVTITRDGNRIQGQGMRADLKKDWIEFLAQVVANYDTQEKM; encoded by the coding sequence ATGATTAAAACGCAACCGATCAATATTATTTTATTATTACTTGCTTTCATCACCGGTTGGTTGTGGTGGCATCGCACGCATAGTTTGTCACTGAATTTTCCTCCACTGCAAAAACCCACGCTGCTCATGACCGATGTCAAAGCCGTACGTATGAATATGTTAGGCTCTCCACAGTATCAACTGCAATCTCGTCAAATTCAATTTTTTCAACAACAAGATAAAACCTATTTTATTCAACCTATCGTCACCTTATTTTCGCCTAATAATCCACCCTGGATTTTGCAAGCTCGCGAAGGCATGGCCAGTGCAAAATTTAATACTATCGATCTCTACCATCATGTCATTTTAGATCAAGCAAAAACTGCCGAGCATGGCGCAACCCACGGCACTACCGAAAAAATCACGCTGTATCCCCATCAAGATTTAGCGCAAACTCAAGAAATAGTCACCATCACGCGAGATGGTAATCGCATTCAAGGACAAGGCATGCGTGCCGATTTAAAAAAAGATTGGATTGAATTTCTAGCACAAGTTGTGGCGAATTATGATACCCAAGAAAAAATGTAA
- the mreD gene encoding rod shape-determining protein MreD, giving the protein MTKSGLNLLLIISASIITAFILIALPLPEWFEPLRPAWVALVVIYWTMALPHRFSIGWAWITGILLDILQGTLLGSHALALAVVAYIVAKWYVRLRLFSLLQQSLFVLLFLLLYQLLLYWPQAALKHESVPWLFWCSPLLGMALWPWVYHTLRGARRRFRLV; this is encoded by the coding sequence ATGACTAAAAGCGGTTTGAATTTATTACTGATTATTAGCGCAAGTATTATTACGGCCTTTATTTTAATTGCACTCCCATTGCCCGAATGGTTTGAACCGTTAAGGCCGGCGTGGGTTGCTCTTGTTGTTATCTATTGGACCATGGCACTTCCCCATCGTTTTAGTATTGGTTGGGCGTGGATAACCGGAATATTACTCGATATTTTGCAAGGAACTTTATTAGGCAGTCATGCTTTGGCGCTCGCCGTGGTTGCGTATATTGTGGCAAAATGGTACGTGCGTTTGCGCTTATTTTCATTACTTCAACAATCATTATTTGTTTTATTATTTTTATTGCTGTATCAACTATTATTATATTGGCCTCAAGCGGCACTCAAGCATGAATCCGTACCCTGGTTATTTTGGTGTTCTCCGTTATTAGGCATGGCGTTATGGCCATGGGTTTATCATACTTTGCGTGGTGCACGGAGGCGTTTTCGCTTAGTATAA
- a CDS encoding MFS transporter: MKKKLTHIVIIITIIFIDILTGMEFDLFVPSLSQLQHYFHLSPFWAEAAVTINFIGYCISLFLVGELSDRFGRKPIIIWGLVLFIIGSGLCLIKFFYLIILIGRFLQGFGIAAPAILSFLIIADRYSLTQQQFWMAMLNGSYNTAAGIAPVVGSYIALYFQWQGSFIALLVLGLIAFMMTLFFLPQESKSQREPSGYTELFHTPSLLLLIATLAIMFTPYWVFSGISPLLYIKNLHVSFPAFGIYQGSLALFFALGSILFGFILKLCSPKNWLYVGLLFFMMALLSIIWISFINSASPMIITSSMLIFVIAQIIPSTILYPLCLNYIPHAKAKISALTQGASLVISALSLQIAGYFYQGSFQSLGIILIMLISLTLLTQYWVIRDSKIIQR, from the coding sequence ATGAAGAAAAAACTCACTCATATCGTTATTATTATTACTATCATTTTTATTGATATTCTGACCGGTATGGAGTTTGATTTATTCGTGCCTAGTCTTTCACAACTACAACATTATTTCCATTTATCGCCGTTTTGGGCAGAAGCTGCCGTAACTATTAATTTTATCGGCTATTGTATCAGTTTATTTTTAGTTGGAGAGTTATCCGACCGCTTCGGTCGTAAACCAATTATTATTTGGGGGTTGGTGCTGTTTATTATCGGCAGTGGTTTATGCTTAATTAAATTTTTCTATTTAATTATTTTAATAGGTCGATTTTTACAAGGTTTTGGTATTGCTGCTCCTGCGATTTTAAGTTTTCTTATTATTGCCGATCGATATTCATTAACCCAACAACAATTTTGGATGGCGATGCTAAACGGTTCTTATAATACTGCCGCTGGCATAGCGCCGGTAGTGGGAAGTTATATTGCACTCTATTTTCAATGGCAAGGCAGTTTCATTGCACTCTTAGTGTTAGGGTTAATAGCATTCATGATGACACTATTTTTTCTTCCCCAAGAATCCAAATCTCAACGAGAGCCGAGCGGGTATACGGAATTATTTCATACACCTTCGCTATTATTACTGATTGCTACACTCGCAATTATGTTCACACCTTATTGGGTTTTTTCTGGCATTTCACCCTTATTATATATTAAAAATTTACATGTGAGCTTTCCGGCTTTTGGCATTTATCAAGGCAGTTTAGCGTTATTTTTTGCCTTAGGCAGTATTTTATTTGGCTTTATTCTTAAATTATGCTCACCAAAGAATTGGCTCTATGTGGGTTTACTATTTTTTATGATGGCCCTATTAAGCATTATTTGGATTTCTTTTATTAATAGCGCAAGCCCAATGATTATTACCTCTAGCATGTTAATCTTTGTGATTGCGCAAATTATTCCCAGTACGATTTTATACCCACTGTGTTTAAATTATATTCCCCACGCGAAAGCAAAAATATCGGCGCTCACTCAAGGGGCAAGCTTAGTGATTTCTGCATTGAGTTTGCAAATCGCGGGTTATTTTTATCAAGGATCGTTTCAAAGTCTGGGAATTATTTTGATAATGTTAATTAGTTTAACGCTGTTGACTCAGTATTGGGTGATTAGGGATAGTAAGATTATTCAACGATGA
- a CDS encoding HAD-IIIA family hydrolase: MQELLDKFAKIRLLICDVDGVLTDGKLYYNEHGIAHKAFHVQDGLGLQLCQQHGIDVAIITTCKSPLTRKRFSDLGIQHLYMGNRNKFADFQDLLAKTQLSAEQCAYIGDDLLDLKIIKHCGLGITVADGHPLVKEFAHYVTQQAGGNKAVREVCDLLLEAQGKLAALIDD, encoded by the coding sequence ATGCAAGAACTTTTAGATAAATTTGCAAAAATCCGTTTATTAATTTGCGATGTCGATGGCGTATTAACCGACGGTAAATTGTATTATAACGAACACGGCATTGCCCACAAAGCGTTTCACGTGCAAGATGGTTTAGGTTTGCAATTATGTCAGCAGCATGGCATTGACGTTGCCATCATTACCACCTGTAAATCGCCATTAACCCGCAAACGCTTCAGCGATTTAGGCATTCAGCATCTTTACATGGGTAATCGTAATAAATTTGCTGACTTTCAAGATTTACTCGCCAAAACGCAGTTAAGTGCAGAACAGTGCGCGTATATTGGAGATGATTTGTTGGATTTAAAAATTATTAAACACTGCGGTTTGGGGATCACCGTTGCCGATGGACATCCGTTAGTTAAAGAATTTGCCCATTATGTCACTCAACAGGCTGGCGGTAATAAAGCCGTGCGTGAAGTATGCGATCTATTACTCGAAGCGCAAGGTAAATTGGCGGCACTCATCGATGATTAA
- a CDS encoding RNA polymerase factor sigma-54: MKQTLQTKLTQHLTLTPQLQQAIRLLQLSSLELRHEIEQAVEANPLLEYQDDNSSPAEETPKFDDINHAEHSLRWNEQSLKLKRDPYAIAEYEIQGATTTSLRDHLLWQMRLSHFSEIDTAIATAIIDAINDDGFLTCSLNDIRVCLGKMEVDDDEIAMVLRRIQHFDPTGVGARDLKECLLIQLNTFPSETPLLLEAQTIIQYDLDLLAHHDYRQLLKKYKFKESCLQEIIRLIKSLNPKPGASIASPSAEYIIPDLIIEKYQNDWQVRINDESLPKVQMNQDYDHLLDKQSHQAEYEFLHHHLQEARWFLKSIHSRHDTLLRVAQNIVRHQQDFFEHGAEHMKPLILQTVADDLGLHESTVSRVTTHKYILTPRGLFELKYFFSSHLTTNNHEECSSTAIRAMIKKLIAEENSHKPLSDNRITQILARQGIHVARRTVAKYREAMVIPPSNERKCL, encoded by the coding sequence ATGAAACAAACACTGCAAACGAAATTAACTCAGCATTTAACCCTTACCCCGCAACTACAGCAGGCCATTCGTCTATTGCAATTATCAAGCTTAGAATTGCGACATGAAATTGAGCAGGCCGTGGAAGCCAATCCACTATTAGAATATCAAGATGATAATTCCTCACCAGCAGAAGAAACACCCAAGTTTGACGATATTAACCACGCAGAACACTCCTTGCGTTGGAATGAACAGTCTCTCAAACTTAAACGCGATCCTTATGCCATTGCTGAATATGAAATTCAAGGAGCCACCACCACAAGCTTACGCGATCATTTACTCTGGCAAATGCGTTTATCTCATTTTAGCGAAATCGATACGGCTATCGCCACTGCCATTATTGATGCAATTAATGACGATGGATTTTTAACGTGTTCACTCAATGATATTCGCGTGTGTCTTGGCAAAATGGAAGTAGATGACGATGAAATTGCGATGGTGCTGCGACGCATTCAACATTTTGATCCCACGGGTGTTGGCGCGCGGGATTTAAAAGAATGTTTATTAATCCAATTAAATACTTTTCCGAGTGAGACACCGTTACTCTTAGAAGCACAAACCATTATTCAATATGATCTCGACTTACTCGCACATCACGATTATCGTCAATTACTCAAAAAATATAAATTTAAAGAATCATGTTTACAAGAAATTATCCGTTTGATTAAAAGTCTCAATCCCAAACCTGGTGCGAGTATTGCGTCTCCTTCTGCTGAATATATTATTCCCGATTTAATTATTGAAAAATATCAAAACGATTGGCAAGTACGAATTAATGATGAATCGTTACCCAAAGTACAAATGAATCAAGATTATGATCATTTGCTCGATAAGCAAAGTCATCAGGCAGAATATGAATTTTTGCATCATCATTTGCAAGAAGCACGTTGGTTTTTAAAAAGTATTCACAGTCGCCACGATACCTTATTGCGGGTCGCGCAAAATATTGTCCGTCATCAACAAGATTTTTTTGAGCATGGTGCTGAACACATGAAGCCTCTCATTTTGCAAACAGTTGCTGATGATTTAGGCTTACATGAATCTACAGTCTCGCGAGTTACAACCCACAAATATATTTTAACGCCACGCGGATTATTTGAATTAAAATACTTTTTCTCTAGTCATCTTACGACAAATAATCACGAAGAGTGTTCCTCAACGGCTATTCGTGCCATGATTAAAAAATTAATTGCAGAAGAAAATTCACACAAACCCTTGAGTGATAACCGTATCACCCAAATATTAGCAAGACAAGGCATTCACGTTGCGCGCAGAACCGTGGCAAAATACCGTGAAGCAATGGTTATTCCACCCTCAAACGAACGTAAATGTCTGTAA
- the pmbA gene encoding metalloprotease PmbA produces MNKMLAANPLDNSDLIELSHHILTVAKQYGASMADVGASVSDGYSTTVRLGEVDTVEYNRDKGFSLTVYFDKRKGSASSSDISEESIEKTVAAACNIAKYTHEDACNGLADPELMAYEYPQLDLYFPWDLPVDKAITLAKECEAKAMALDKRIENAEGTTVATARTYRVYANSHGFTGAYATSSHSIACGLVARDQQQMEADSGYTWARDPLLLHSIQEVATEAALRVTRRLNARKIKTCEVPVIFEAPIACGILRSFLSAISGGNLYRQASFMLNQLGKVAFPSWVTIEEKPFIAKGLASSPFDAEGVKLHDRFIVKNGIIESYILGSYSARKLGLQTTGNAGGTHNIFIRTHNKTLGQLIKEMDRGVLVTDVMGQGVNIVTGDYSQGATGFWIEHGEIQYPINEFTIAGKLPEMYQQIIAISNDIYPNSSLATGSILIEKMMVAGE; encoded by the coding sequence ATGAATAAAATGCTTGCTGCTAATCCGCTCGATAATAGTGATCTCATTGAGCTATCTCACCACATCTTAACCGTAGCCAAACAATACGGTGCCAGCATGGCGGATGTGGGTGCCTCGGTTAGCGATGGTTATAGTACCACTGTGCGCTTAGGGGAGGTGGATACGGTAGAATATAACCGCGATAAAGGATTCAGTTTGACGGTTTATTTTGATAAACGCAAAGGATCGGCCTCAAGTTCCGATATTAGCGAAGAGTCCATCGAAAAAACCGTAGCAGCAGCCTGTAATATTGCCAAATACACGCATGAAGATGCGTGTAACGGTTTAGCTGACCCCGAATTAATGGCTTATGAATACCCACAACTAGATTTATATTTTCCTTGGGATTTGCCAGTTGATAAAGCGATTACCTTGGCAAAAGAATGCGAAGCCAAAGCGATGGCGCTGGATAAACGCATTGAGAATGCCGAAGGTACCACGGTGGCAACAGCACGTACCTATCGAGTTTATGCCAATAGCCACGGCTTTACCGGCGCCTATGCGACTTCTTCCCACAGTATTGCCTGTGGTTTAGTCGCACGTGATCAGCAACAAATGGAAGCCGATAGTGGTTATACGTGGGCGCGCGATCCCTTATTACTGCATTCAATTCAAGAAGTCGCCACAGAAGCTGCTTTGCGAGTGACCCGACGATTAAACGCCCGCAAAATTAAAACCTGTGAAGTTCCCGTTATTTTTGAAGCTCCCATTGCCTGCGGAATTTTGCGTTCCTTTTTATCGGCCATCAGCGGTGGAAATTTGTATCGTCAAGCTTCTTTTATGTTAAATCAATTAGGCAAAGTTGCTTTTCCGAGTTGGGTAACGATTGAAGAAAAACCCTTTATTGCTAAAGGTCTTGCAAGCTCACCCTTTGATGCGGAAGGGGTAAAACTCCACGATCGTTTTATTGTTAAAAATGGCATTATTGAATCGTATATTTTAGGCAGTTATTCTGCGCGAAAATTAGGGCTGCAAACCACCGGCAATGCCGGCGGCACGCATAATATTTTTATCAGAACGCATAATAAAACCCTCGGACAGTTGATCAAAGAAATGGATCGCGGGGTATTAGTCACGGATGTCATGGGGCAGGGCGTTAATATTGTGACAGGAGATTATTCCCAAGGCGCCACCGGTTTTTGGATTGAGCACGGTGAAATCCAATATCCTATTAACGAATTTACGATTGCAGGAAAATTACCCGAGATGTATCAACAGATTATTGCGATTAGCAATGATATTTATCCCAACAGCAGCCTCGCTACAGGGTCGATATTAATTGAAAAAATGATGGTGGCGGGAGAGTGA
- a CDS encoding SseB family protein → MLDDALLTVYQNPNPTHQNQFYLELLKANLWLPTDPNHIETPEEPFRPLISERADCFLILVFSSLERLQHWAGNEFPHLTYTQITGAHLFKALGENVFLFLNPTTEFYKEFAPDEIDHIKNIIAKTETLLKRHVKIDNPTLKE, encoded by the coding sequence ATGCTTGATGACGCTTTATTAACCGTTTACCAAAACCCGAATCCAACGCACCAAAATCAGTTTTATTTAGAATTATTAAAAGCTAATTTATGGCTACCGACTGATCCTAACCATATTGAAACACCAGAAGAGCCTTTTCGACCACTGATCAGCGAGCGCGCAGATTGTTTTTTAATCTTAGTATTTAGTTCCTTAGAGCGTTTACAACACTGGGCAGGCAATGAATTCCCTCATCTCACTTATACGCAAATTACCGGCGCACATTTATTTAAAGCGCTCGGTGAAAATGTTTTTTTATTTTTAAATCCCACTACGGAATTTTACAAAGAATTTGCACCGGATGAAATTGATCATATAAAAAATATTATTGCCAAAACAGAAACTTTATTAAAACGCCACGTCAAAATAGATAATCCAACATTAAAAGAGTAG
- the tldD gene encoding metalloprotease TldD, whose protein sequence is MSNQSLIEVKRTLLEPAGLTEQHLQRILGNMLGNVVDAADLYFQAIRHESWVLENSIIKEGSHNIDRGVGVRAMSGEKTGFAYSDDIILPALESAALAAKSIAKVGGNQRVQAWKTSPGLVLYPALDPIDSLSEQQKVALLQRADRLARQTDPRIKEVTVSLSGVHDVVLIVASDGTFNSDIRPLVRFNVTVIAEENGRREQGFAGGGGRYSYQTIIDENLVEKFTQDAVRQALINLDAIDAPAGSMPVVLGSGWPGVLLHEAIGHGLEGDFNRKGSSAFSGRIGERVAAPECTVVDDGTLSGRRGSLNIDDEGVPTQCTVLIENGILKNYMQDKLNARLMNMAPTGNGRRESFACLPMPRMTNTYMLAGKHNPAEIIATVKKGIYAVNFGGGQVDITSGKFVFAASEAYLIENGKIGAPIKGATLIGNGPDVLTRVSMVGNDLALDTGVGVCGKEGQSVPVGVGQPTLLVEGLTVGGTQQG, encoded by the coding sequence ATGTCAAACCAGTCACTTATCGAAGTTAAACGCACCTTATTAGAACCCGCTGGATTAACCGAGCAACATTTACAACGCATTTTAGGGAATATGTTAGGGAATGTCGTGGATGCTGCCGATTTATATTTTCAAGCGATTCGCCATGAATCTTGGGTATTAGAAAATAGTATTATTAAAGAAGGCAGTCATAATATCGATCGCGGTGTCGGTGTGCGTGCAATGAGTGGGGAAAAAACGGGTTTTGCTTATTCAGATGATATTATTTTACCCGCGCTAGAATCAGCAGCGCTTGCTGCCAAAAGCATCGCTAAAGTGGGAGGTAATCAACGCGTACAAGCCTGGAAAACTTCACCGGGGTTGGTACTCTATCCCGCTCTCGATCCCATTGATAGCTTAAGTGAACAACAAAAAGTTGCACTCTTGCAACGTGCCGATCGATTGGCGCGTCAAACCGATCCGCGAATTAAAGAAGTGACAGTTTCGTTATCGGGTGTTCATGACGTGGTGTTAATTGTGGCGAGTGATGGTACGTTTAATTCCGATATTCGTCCTCTAGTACGTTTTAATGTGACTGTCATCGCGGAAGAAAATGGCCGTCGTGAACAAGGCTTTGCAGGAGGTGGCGGTCGCTACAGTTATCAAACGATTATCGATGAAAACTTAGTTGAAAAATTTACTCAAGATGCGGTACGTCAAGCGTTAATTAATCTTGATGCTATCGATGCGCCGGCAGGCAGTATGCCGGTCGTGTTAGGGTCTGGTTGGCCTGGGGTTTTATTGCACGAAGCGATTGGACATGGTTTAGAAGGCGATTTTAATCGCAAAGGCAGTTCCGCTTTTTCTGGAAGAATTGGCGAACGTGTTGCAGCACCGGAATGCACTGTCGTGGATGATGGGACCTTAAGTGGGCGCAGAGGTTCTCTTAATATCGATGATGAAGGCGTTCCCACGCAATGCACGGTATTGATAGAAAATGGTATTTTAAAAAATTATATGCAAGATAAATTAAACGCACGCTTAATGAATATGGCACCCACTGGTAATGGTCGACGAGAATCGTTCGCGTGTTTACCCATGCCACGCATGACTAACACCTATATGTTAGCGGGTAAACATAATCCTGCAGAAATTATCGCCACGGTAAAAAAAGGCATTTACGCAGTCAATTTTGGCGGTGGACAAGTCGATATTACTTCTGGAAAATTTGTTTTTGCGGCGAGCGAAGCCTATTTAATTGAAAATGGAAAAATTGGTGCACCCATTAAAGGCGCTACTTTAATTGGTAATGGCCCCGATGTATTAACTCGTGTTTCGATGGTGGGAAATGATTTAGCGCTGGACACCGGTGTGGGAGTCTGTGGCAAGGAAGGGCAATCCGTTCCGGTGGGAGTGGGTCAACCAACATTACTCGTAGAAGGATTAACCGTGGGTGGAACTCAACAAGGATGA
- the raiA gene encoding ribosome-associated translation inhibitor RaiA — protein MQINFTGHHVDVTPALREFTEGKFDRLERFADRITSIDVKFEVEKLRQIAEAHIAVAGGKINARAECKDMYSAIDKLIDKLDRQLVKIKEKGSNHHS, from the coding sequence ATGCAAATTAATTTTACTGGGCATCACGTGGATGTTACCCCCGCCCTCCGCGAATTTACCGAAGGAAAATTCGATCGTCTCGAACGTTTTGCCGATCGCATCACCAGCATCGATGTGAAATTTGAAGTTGAAAAATTGCGCCAAATTGCCGAAGCGCATATTGCAGTTGCCGGTGGAAAAATCAATGCTCGTGCGGAATGCAAAGACATGTATAGTGCTATCGATAAATTAATCGATAAGCTTGATCGGCAATTAGTAAAAATTAAAGAAAAAGGTAGCAACCATCATTCCTAA
- the lptA gene encoding lipopolysaccharide transport periplasmic protein LptA has protein sequence MIPKKKCNLSNLFIILFYTIAPAVFALPSDHQQPLNIQADFAQFYRQDNHGFFRGHVHLVQGTTQIDADKLTVYMNSSHQLIKAIAEGNPAIYRTLNELNHPPLVANASKMTYSTVQHHIILQGKALVIQGANQFSAPQIIYDTVAKTVVSKAKAQQHTTIIIKPESNSSANKLNF, from the coding sequence ATGATACCCAAGAAAAAATGTAATCTCAGTAATTTATTTATTATATTGTTTTATACTATTGCACCTGCGGTGTTTGCTTTACCCAGCGATCATCAACAACCACTGAACATTCAAGCAGATTTCGCGCAATTTTATCGGCAAGATAATCATGGATTTTTTCGTGGCCATGTCCACCTGGTGCAAGGAACCACGCAAATAGATGCCGATAAATTAACTGTATATATGAATTCTTCTCATCAATTAATTAAAGCCATTGCCGAAGGAAATCCCGCTATTTATCGTACTTTAAATGAGTTAAATCATCCTCCTCTGGTAGCCAATGCTTCGAAAATGACGTATTCTACCGTACAACATCATATTATTTTGCAAGGTAAGGCACTCGTGATCCAAGGAGCCAATCAATTTAGCGCCCCACAAATTATTTACGACACCGTTGCAAAAACCGTGGTCTCAAAGGCTAAAGCCCAACAACATACCACAATTATTATCAAACCCGAATCCAACTCTTCTGCAAATAAACTGAATTTTTAA
- a CDS encoding KpsF/GutQ family sugar-phosphate isomerase → MAQVIASKTQHRFRELGLAVIRTELDAVNKLLERVGNAFEQACEFLLQCRGRVVVTGMGKSGHIANKLAATLASTGTPAFYVHPGEACHGDFGMITSNDVVVALSNSGRTPEIITLLPLIKRLNIPLISLIGDLNSPLAEASTISLDVSVDKEACPLGLAPTSSTTTALVMGDALAIALLEARGFTEKDFAFSHPGGTLGKRLLLHASDVMRTGDKIPRVKTQTILSQALVEISQKGLGMTSVVDNGNRLLGVYTDGDLRRSMDKGVDVHTITIDTCMSRHPKTIRSNMLAIDAFNIMKEHKITALMVTDEEQRVVGVLHIHDLLHAGVM, encoded by the coding sequence ATGGCACAGGTTATCGCATCCAAAACCCAGCATCGCTTTCGTGAGTTGGGATTAGCCGTTATTAGAACCGAACTCGACGCGGTGAATAAATTGCTCGAACGCGTCGGTAACGCTTTTGAACAAGCGTGTGAATTTTTATTGCAATGTCGGGGACGGGTAGTCGTCACTGGCATGGGAAAATCGGGGCATATTGCCAATAAACTTGCCGCCACCCTCGCGAGTACCGGCACACCGGCTTTTTACGTTCATCCGGGTGAAGCCTGTCATGGGGATTTTGGCATGATAACGTCTAACGATGTCGTTGTTGCTCTCTCAAACTCAGGACGTACCCCTGAAATTATCACCCTGTTGCCTTTAATCAAACGCTTAAATATTCCTTTAATCAGTTTAATTGGTGATTTAAATTCACCGCTGGCAGAAGCCTCTACAATTAGTCTAGATGTCAGTGTTGATAAAGAAGCTTGTCCTTTAGGACTCGCCCCCACGTCAAGTACCACCACAGCTTTAGTCATGGGCGATGCCTTAGCGATTGCTTTATTGGAAGCGCGTGGTTTTACTGAAAAAGATTTTGCTTTTTCTCATCCGGGTGGCACACTCGGTAAACGATTATTATTACATGCTAGCGATGTCATGCGTACGGGCGATAAAATTCCACGAGTGAAAACCCAAACCATTTTAAGCCAAGCGCTGGTAGAAATTTCCCAAAAAGGTTTGGGCATGACTTCGGTTGTCGATAATGGCAATCGTTTATTAGGCGTATACACCGATGGCGATTTACGGCGCAGCATGGATAAAGGTGTCGATGTTCACACTATCACCATCGATACTTGCATGAGCCGCCATCCTAAAACCATTCGTAGCAATATGTTGGCAATTGATGCATTTAATATTATGAAAGAACATAAAATTACGGCATTAATGGTGACTGATGAGGAACAACGCGTGGTCGGGGTATTACACATTCACGATTTATTGCACGCAGGAGTGATGTAA